The stretch of DNA ACCAGAGCTGCGGCTGCAGCTTCAGCTTGCCGGCGACATACTCCCGGCCCAGCAGGATCAGCGGCACCTCGACCATGTCGGTCAGGTCGCGCAGCGTCTCCAGCACCGTGATGTCGCGCAGCGTATGCTCGATCTCGTCCACCACGATGGGGCGCGGTTCCTTCGCCAGGATCGTCAGTGCCTGGCCGAAGAGCCTTTCCGTGGTGTTGCCGGGCTGGGTGCCGCCCAGCTCCGCCACCAGGTCACGCATCATCCAGTGCGGGGTGGTTGCGGCTTTTGTGCGCAGGAAGACCGCGTTCTCGGATGCGCCATACCACTGGCCTGTCTTGCTCTTGCCGTGCCCGGCATCGCCGGTCACCAGCATCAGGCAGGCTTCCGGCGCACCCCGATGCTCGACCGCATCGACACCGCCCAGGAACCGCCTGACATTGCTCGTCTGTACAAATCGCGCGCGCATTTCTCCTCCTTTGCTCGCGTCAAGCCGTTTGTTTCGTGATCTCCCCACCGGTCGTGGGCATCTGCTCGGCCAGGGTTTCCACCAGCTGGCGGAAGCTCCGGCGGGCGAGCATTTCGGTAAGCGCCTGGCGCTGCTTCGGTGTGCCGCGCGCCTCGTCCTCAAGCATCCAGAGCGCCCAGGCCAAATCCTCGGTCTGCGCCAGTGAGAGGCCGGTAGGCACATAGCGGCGGTGGCCGGCATAGGCCGGCTCGGATGCAGTCGATTGAACGGGGTTTGAAGCGGGTGTAATGGCCGGCGCGCTGTCGCTGCTGGAAGTGCTGCCGGCACGGCTTTCGATATCGTGGAAGCGCTTGGCCGCAGCCTCTTCCATGTCCGGCGTGAGATCGCGGATAACGATGGGGTCTGCCGGCGCCTGGCGCTCTGGCCCGGCGGCATTGGCGGCGGCTTCCAGCGCCGGTGTCGTGTAGGCGATGGGACCGGCGGGTGCGGTGCCCAGGAGTGCTGCCGCCATGTGGTGCGGCTGGAACTGCTTGCCGGCGCGAAGCAGCTCTGCCCGGCGTTCCTTTACCCAGGCCTTCTGCGCGGTCTTCGCCTGCACGGCGATCTGGCGGCGGTCGAGACCCAGCCGATCCGGGTCGATTGCCACGCAGACAAACTCCCAGGGCTCGGCGCGATAGACGTAGATGCGCCCCATATCCTCGGGGTCCAGTCGGATATCGAAGCGCTCGCCGGTGC from Oceanibaculum indicum P24 encodes:
- a CDS encoding AAA family ATPase; the protein is MRARFVQTSNVRRFLGGVDAVEHRGAPEACLMLVTGDAGHGKSKTGQWYGASENAVFLRTKAATTPHWMMRDLVAELGGTQPGNTTERLFGQALTILAKEPRPIVVDEIEHTLRDITVLETLRDLTDMVEVPLILLGREYVAGKLKLQPQLWSRISSVIEFQPATLDDVRLCANELIDIDLAEDAVAAIHKAADGRIREVIKALAVVERAGRRLGRPMTAADLAALPLCHDAPVFRRRAA